A region of Chitinophaga horti DNA encodes the following proteins:
- a CDS encoding conotoxin, which yields MKVTCMMAALLLTLSAQAQIGRRFPSERKVVKDPVTGTSLTFLTSTAAGDSKIYQTHNQWTSDGHWLIFRSNRVKGEAMAVNEKTGVIVQVTEGGYTGMLNVARNSMKLYFLRNRDKQVEIVEVDLEKLFKDSETNRLQPANAYQRVCGSPPPEIGASGDLALDGDENWAYFRIGKEEAARRIAPGTKIETAFGPRNMGAGPSGIAAMNVHTGEVKHVIAVPFQVGHIQTNPWQPGEIVFCWETGGKSPQRTWTVMSDGSGLRPLYPESEHEWVTHEAVITKDEVAFALMGHRKIPNSRKEVGAGTTVEGANPGQEAAWGPSGTREKPTGLAIVNLRTREVEIAGQTKSGSGLWHVSGSADGHWAVGDDFGRNIYLIDRHTREMRLLSTGHKTTAADHPHPTMSPDGTKIQIQSAMLSADGRSMNICIIPVPKDWLKRYGNRK from the coding sequence ATGAAAGTTACCTGCATGATGGCCGCATTGCTGCTTACCTTAAGCGCACAGGCCCAGATCGGACGGCGGTTTCCATCGGAACGAAAAGTGGTGAAAGATCCGGTGACCGGTACATCCCTCACATTCTTAACCAGCACTGCCGCCGGCGATTCAAAGATCTATCAAACCCACAACCAGTGGACGTCTGACGGGCACTGGCTCATCTTCCGCTCTAACCGCGTGAAAGGGGAAGCCATGGCCGTGAATGAAAAAACCGGCGTGATCGTGCAGGTAACCGAAGGTGGATATACCGGCATGCTGAACGTGGCCCGTAACAGCATGAAGCTCTACTTCCTGCGCAATCGCGACAAACAGGTGGAGATTGTGGAAGTTGACCTGGAGAAACTGTTTAAGGACAGCGAGACCAATCGCCTGCAACCCGCCAATGCCTATCAGCGTGTATGTGGTAGTCCGCCCCCGGAAATTGGTGCCAGCGGCGACCTGGCATTGGATGGTGATGAAAACTGGGCCTATTTTCGCATTGGAAAGGAAGAAGCCGCACGCCGCATCGCGCCCGGCACCAAAATAGAAACTGCCTTCGGTCCGCGTAACATGGGCGCAGGCCCTTCCGGCATCGCGGCCATGAACGTGCATACCGGTGAAGTAAAACACGTGATAGCCGTACCCTTCCAGGTAGGGCATATCCAAACCAATCCCTGGCAGCCCGGCGAGATCGTATTTTGCTGGGAAACCGGCGGCAAATCCCCCCAGCGCACCTGGACGGTAATGTCCGACGGTAGCGGCTTGCGCCCGTTGTACCCCGAATCGGAACACGAGTGGGTCACACACGAAGCCGTAATCACAAAAGACGAAGTAGCCTTTGCCCTCATGGGACATCGTAAAATACCGAACAGCAGGAAAGAAGTAGGAGCCGGTACCACCGTAGAAGGCGCCAACCCGGGACAGGAAGCTGCCTGGGGCCCAAGCGGCACGCGCGAAAAGCCCACCGGCCTGGCGATCGTAAACCTGCGCACCCGCGAAGTAGAAATAGCCGGGCAAACAAAGAGCGGCAGCGGTCTTTGGCATGTGAGCGGCTCGGCGGACGGGCATTGGGCGGTGGGTGACGATTTCGGCCGCAATATTTACCTGATAGACCGGCACACCCGTGAAATGCGGCTGCTATCCACCGGCCACAAAACCACTGCCGCCGACCATCCACATCCGACTATGAGCCCCGACGGCACCAAAATACAAATCCAATCTGCCATGCTGTCTGCCGACGGACGGTCGATGAACATCTGTATTATACCCGTGCCGAAGGATTGGCTGAAACGGTATGGCAACCGGAAGTAA
- a CDS encoding S41 family peptidase: MSRFSFLLLIPICYACRKADPPPPAPTGPVTRTEINTWVLDSLRQFYLWSDQLPVRPDASQETFSWFQSLRSPADRFSFMYHPAYDSTQPAYMFRNFGVELSVIQWPAAPGGVLGVVKLVAPDAHPGIQRGTYFTRVDGEVLTANNAAGLLQRALHSTGFAITIADVTADTVTEGNSIHLKKTVYDHPLVHRINGTTAYLFYNSFHDVYNTQLLRIFQSFKTAGVKNLVLDLRYNQGGSVSAAAVLAALIAPGVKANTGFVYYTGNKRLGKHLLSFYDVLDGVMKMEQLTPASLVLPRVYILCGRATASASELLINNLKPFTQVTLIGEKTFGKDEGAITIRDMRNPRRIDWIMVPIAYKLANANGKGDYDNGITPDYVLDEMNEQPLGDMLYQKALSIIAGTGRLAPYTPSVHRKMYETPVTGEPVLLPIQ, from the coding sequence ATGTCACGTTTTTCATTTTTACTGCTGATACCGATCTGCTACGCGTGCCGCAAAGCCGATCCTCCCCCACCCGCTCCCACCGGCCCTGTTACCCGGACGGAGATCAATACCTGGGTGCTGGATAGCCTGCGTCAATTCTACCTTTGGAGTGACCAGCTGCCCGTCCGCCCAGACGCTTCGCAGGAAACGTTCTCCTGGTTTCAAAGCCTCCGCTCCCCCGCCGACCGTTTTTCTTTTATGTACCATCCGGCCTACGACAGCACACAGCCGGCATACATGTTCCGCAACTTCGGGGTGGAGCTTTCCGTCATTCAATGGCCTGCTGCACCGGGCGGCGTTCTGGGAGTCGTGAAACTGGTGGCGCCGGATGCGCACCCCGGCATACAACGCGGAACTTATTTTACCCGTGTTGATGGAGAAGTACTTACGGCAAACAATGCGGCCGGTTTATTACAACGGGCGTTACATTCAACCGGTTTTGCCATTACCATTGCCGATGTTACTGCGGACACCGTCACGGAAGGCAACAGCATCCACCTGAAAAAAACCGTTTACGACCACCCCCTGGTACATCGCATTAACGGTACCACCGCGTATCTCTTTTACAACAGCTTCCACGATGTATACAATACACAACTGTTGCGCATCTTTCAATCGTTCAAAACGGCTGGCGTGAAAAATCTTGTGCTGGACCTGCGTTACAACCAGGGCGGTAGTGTTAGCGCCGCCGCCGTACTGGCAGCCCTTATTGCACCGGGCGTAAAAGCAAATACCGGCTTCGTGTACTACACCGGCAACAAACGTCTGGGCAAACATCTTCTCTCCTTCTATGACGTCCTTGATGGTGTAATGAAAATGGAGCAACTGACACCGGCATCGCTTGTTTTGCCGCGCGTGTACATCCTGTGCGGACGGGCGACCGCCTCTGCCTCAGAACTATTGATCAATAACCTGAAGCCATTTACACAAGTAACACTCATCGGCGAAAAAACGTTTGGTAAAGATGAAGGCGCCATCACCATCCGCGACATGCGTAACCCACGGCGCATCGATTGGATCATGGTACCTATCGCCTACAAACTGGCCAATGCAAACGGTAAAGGCGACTACGATAACGGCATTACGCCGGATTATGTGCTGGATGAAATGAACGAGCAGCCGCTCGGAGATATGTTGTATCAGAAAGCACTGAGCATCATTGCCGGTACAGGCCGTTTGGCGCCTTACACGCCATCCGTCCACCGAAAGATGTATGAAACACCGGTTACGGGCGAACCGGTACTGCTGCCGATACAGTAA
- a CDS encoding DUF4254 domain-containing protein: MFTELCYQTFVRSIADYHLTNDVYGQVNNPYEKTAIEHLLYTKNWIDTVQWHLEDIIRDPKIDPVKALEIKRWIDRSNQERTDMVEYIDSYFLDKYKNVIPQPSASINTESPAWAIDRLSILALKIYHMNEEATRADATEEHRAACQRKLDVLLEQRRDLSTAIEELLEDIQKGRKYMKVYKQMKMYNDPSLNPVLYAQQ; the protein is encoded by the coding sequence ATGTTTACAGAACTGTGCTACCAGACCTTCGTCCGCAGCATCGCGGACTATCACCTGACGAACGACGTGTACGGACAGGTGAACAATCCGTATGAAAAAACCGCTATCGAACACCTGCTTTACACCAAAAACTGGATCGATACCGTACAATGGCACCTGGAAGATATTATCCGCGATCCGAAAATCGATCCTGTAAAGGCGTTAGAGATCAAACGCTGGATCGACCGTTCCAACCAGGAACGCACCGATATGGTGGAATACATCGACAGCTATTTCCTCGATAAATACAAAAACGTCATCCCGCAGCCCAGCGCCAGCATCAATACCGAAAGTCCGGCTTGGGCGATCGACCGCCTGTCTATCCTCGCCCTCAAGATCTACCACATGAACGAGGAGGCTACCCGCGCCGATGCCACCGAAGAACACCGCGCCGCCTGTCAGCGCAAACTCGATGTACTGCTGGAGCAGCGCCGCGATTTGTCTACCGCCATCGAAGAACTGCTGGAAGACATCCAGAAGGGGCGTAAGTACATGAAAGTGTACAAACAGATGAAGATGTACAACGATCCTTCCCTGAACCCTGTATTGTACGCACAGCAATAG
- a CDS encoding glycosyltransferase family 9 protein, with translation MATVALKTIVAMRFSALGDAAMTIPVMRKVLEANPGIQIVFVSNRNWEALCLGIPRLHFHPADLKGAHKDLKGLYRLFKELRTAYKVDAVADLHNVLRSKVVRTLFRLTGVPVKSIDKGRAEKKALTRKEHKELKQLTSTVERYALVFRQLGYECTLDALKPEKQPQIIQKGEKKWVGIAPFATYREKMYPLEKMEDAIAALWKKGTADLLLFGGGKSETAMLKELAARYPGVQVVAGRFSLAEELSVISQLDVMVSMDSANMHLASLFAVPVVSVWGATHPYAGFMGYGQSESNAVQIDLYCRPCSVFGNKPCYRGDHACMENLPSAAIVKQVEEICSL, from the coding sequence ATGGCCACAGTAGCGCTTAAGACCATCGTCGCCATGCGGTTTTCCGCCCTTGGTGATGCCGCCATGACCATTCCCGTCATGCGTAAGGTACTGGAGGCAAATCCAGGCATACAAATCGTATTCGTCAGCAACCGTAACTGGGAGGCCCTTTGCTTGGGCATTCCCCGTTTACATTTTCACCCCGCCGATCTCAAAGGCGCGCATAAAGACCTGAAAGGGTTGTACCGCCTGTTCAAAGAGCTGCGCACTGCTTATAAAGTAGATGCCGTGGCCGATCTGCACAACGTGCTCCGCTCCAAAGTCGTGCGTACCCTGTTTCGCCTTACCGGCGTGCCCGTAAAAAGCATCGATAAAGGCCGGGCGGAGAAAAAAGCCCTTACCCGTAAGGAACATAAGGAGCTGAAACAGCTCACCAGCACTGTAGAACGATATGCGCTAGTTTTTCGCCAGCTTGGATATGAATGCACACTTGATGCACTAAAGCCTGAAAAACAGCCTCAAATCATCCAAAAAGGCGAAAAGAAGTGGGTGGGCATTGCGCCATTCGCGACCTACCGCGAAAAAATGTATCCGCTGGAAAAGATGGAAGACGCCATCGCCGCCCTTTGGAAAAAAGGAACGGCCGACCTGCTGTTATTCGGCGGTGGTAAAAGTGAAACGGCGATGTTGAAGGAACTGGCCGCCCGGTACCCTGGTGTGCAGGTAGTGGCCGGTCGTTTTTCGCTGGCAGAGGAGCTGTCCGTCATTTCTCAGCTCGATGTGATGGTGAGTATGGACTCTGCCAATATGCACCTCGCATCGCTGTTTGCCGTGCCCGTGGTGTCTGTTTGGGGCGCTACCCATCCCTATGCAGGTTTTATGGGATATGGCCAAAGCGAATCAAATGCAGTACAAATCGATCTGTATTGCCGGCCCTGTTCCGTATTCGGCAATAAACCCTGTTACCGGGGTGATCATGCATGTATGGAAAACCTTCCTTCAGCGGCAATTGTGAAGCAAGTGGAAGAAATTTGCAGTCTGTAA
- a CDS encoding SusC/RagA family TonB-linked outer membrane protein, whose translation MNPTLIRWRSRLLLLLLATFTTYSISYAQSTVTGKVTDETGTPLEGASIQQKGTPLNTISKKDGTFTLSNVTASSVIVTFVGYETKEIKLTGQPLNISLQLSSSALQDVVVVGYGSRRKGDVTGAVASVGEQKLREVPTTNITQALQGRIPGLVATPSSFRPGSGGTIRIRGNRSLVATNDPLVVVDGVPIASSINDLNPLDIESIDVLKDASATAIYGSRGANGVIQVTTKKGKAGKVTVEYDGKVSFDDLIRPLDVFSAADFVQMRRDAYFANRSYNTALSPGTNNYFPDPRVDTILFGARLDHYTWQNVANAYTWIDRSRSIYAKRATTAEEKQLLTNLKLAVLDSIAIYDPSKVTGYNWLNHGLETGITNNHNITVRGGTDKFKGSFSGGYFNQKGVETGQDFTRFSFNLSTDVKPHERVNFGGGVLYTFSIQNTGPSVYRGAAGQLPIAQPYDTTGTFLLNPGNDANITNPLNDVNTVFNETRVNRAIPNVFGEVQILKGLKFRAAANIDMSSVINGTFNGAVSSVRAGSPATATYTTRNYFTWSAQNFLTYDMKFGTKHSLNAMVGQEFVKNRYEEQSVSAEQLIYESQKWHSLQNNSATTPNQAQGVFTESQNWSYFGRINYGFDDRYLLTFNVRDDWSSVLPAGRQHQVFPSGALSWRINQEQFMRDVSWVDNLKLRLGYGSVGNAGISPYLAGGTLVRTPYNFGPAAAQGYGPSTLPLDITWEKTNSANIGIDFGFLKNRISGTIDLYQTKSNQILSKRLPTTSGFPSVQVNIGEVENKGVELSLTTVNVDRPDFNWTTDIIFGLNKESINRLETKADNIASQWFIGQPLSVYYDYQFKGIFQYSDTVKGSGGILADYFWLKSGNRNNAAYQPGRAYVADMNKDTAITELDKRVLGFHNPRWTASLNNTFTYKNFELNVFVYMRRGSLIREMRPSLNGRYQSFAVNYWSPTNPSNEYAQANNTIDIQQYWQAMGFRDGSFIRVRNISLTYRLPRRLLDNWKIPSLSAYVNVLNPFLFSEYKTADPETVPYTTSYPTASNTAPGPTSFNYRSLLIGVRLGL comes from the coding sequence ATGAATCCCACACTGATACGGTGGCGGAGCCGGCTGCTATTGCTGTTGCTCGCCACGTTTACGACTTATTCTATTTCTTACGCACAATCCACAGTAACCGGAAAAGTAACAGACGAAACAGGAACTCCACTCGAAGGCGCATCGATTCAACAGAAAGGAACTCCACTCAACACTATCTCGAAAAAAGACGGCACGTTTACCCTATCAAATGTCACAGCATCCTCTGTAATTGTAACATTTGTTGGTTATGAGACAAAAGAAATTAAACTAACAGGGCAACCGCTCAACATTTCGCTACAGCTCAGTTCCAGCGCGTTGCAGGACGTAGTGGTAGTAGGTTATGGCAGTCGCCGTAAGGGCGATGTAACGGGTGCGGTGGCTTCGGTCGGCGAGCAAAAGCTGCGCGAAGTACCCACGACTAACATTACACAAGCGTTGCAGGGCCGCATTCCCGGCCTTGTGGCCACGCCCTCTTCCTTCCGTCCCGGCTCCGGCGGTACGATCCGTATTCGCGGTAACCGCTCGCTCGTTGCTACCAATGATCCGTTGGTGGTGGTAGATGGTGTGCCCATCGCCTCCAGCATCAACGACCTCAACCCGTTGGATATCGAAAGCATCGACGTGCTCAAGGATGCTTCTGCCACGGCCATTTACGGCTCGCGTGGTGCGAATGGCGTTATCCAGGTAACGACTAAAAAAGGTAAGGCGGGAAAGGTAACGGTGGAATACGATGGTAAGGTATCTTTCGACGATCTCATTCGTCCGCTGGATGTATTTTCTGCCGCAGATTTTGTGCAGATGCGCCGCGATGCTTACTTCGCTAACCGCTCCTACAACACGGCTTTAAGTCCGGGCACCAACAACTATTTTCCCGATCCGCGTGTAGATACGATCCTCTTCGGTGCACGCCTCGATCATTATACCTGGCAGAACGTAGCCAATGCTTACACCTGGATCGACCGTTCCCGCAGCATCTATGCAAAACGCGCTACCACGGCCGAAGAAAAGCAACTGCTCACCAATCTTAAACTCGCTGTACTGGATAGTATCGCGATTTACGATCCATCTAAAGTAACCGGTTATAACTGGCTGAACCACGGGCTGGAAACGGGTATCACCAATAATCATAACATTACGGTGCGCGGTGGTACGGACAAGTTTAAAGGCTCTTTCAGCGGTGGTTATTTTAACCAGAAAGGGGTGGAGACAGGGCAGGACTTTACCCGCTTTTCTTTCAATCTTAGTACAGATGTAAAGCCGCATGAAAGGGTAAACTTCGGTGGTGGCGTACTATACACATTCTCTATTCAGAATACGGGCCCGAGTGTGTATCGCGGCGCGGCCGGACAATTGCCTATTGCGCAGCCTTACGACACAACGGGAACGTTTTTGCTGAACCCGGGTAATGATGCGAACATCACCAATCCTCTGAATGATGTAAATACTGTTTTTAACGAAACCCGCGTGAACAGGGCGATCCCTAATGTGTTCGGCGAAGTGCAGATATTGAAAGGACTAAAGTTCCGCGCGGCGGCTAACATCGATATGTCAAGTGTGATCAATGGTACATTTAATGGTGCGGTATCGTCTGTACGTGCGGGCAGTCCTGCTACGGCGACATATACCACCCGCAACTACTTTACCTGGTCGGCACAAAACTTCTTAACCTACGATATGAAGTTCGGCACAAAACATTCGCTGAATGCTATGGTAGGACAGGAGTTCGTGAAGAACCGATATGAAGAACAATCTGTTTCCGCAGAGCAGTTGATCTACGAAAGCCAGAAATGGCATTCCCTCCAGAACAACTCCGCTACTACGCCAAACCAGGCGCAGGGCGTGTTTACGGAGTCGCAAAACTGGTCTTACTTCGGCAGGATCAACTACGGCTTTGATGATCGTTACCTGCTTACGTTTAACGTGCGTGACGACTGGTCGTCTGTACTGCCCGCCGGCCGCCAGCACCAGGTATTTCCTTCCGGCGCATTGTCATGGCGTATTAACCAGGAACAATTTATGCGTGACGTAAGCTGGGTGGATAACCTGAAACTTCGCCTTGGATACGGTTCTGTGGGTAATGCGGGCATTAGTCCGTACCTGGCCGGTGGTACACTGGTAAGAACACCTTATAACTTCGGTCCGGCCGCGGCACAGGGATATGGCCCAAGCACATTGCCGCTGGATATTACCTGGGAGAAAACTAATTCCGCCAACATCGGTATCGACTTCGGTTTCCTGAAAAATCGCATCAGTGGTACCATCGACTTGTATCAAACTAAAAGTAACCAGATCCTGAGTAAAAGATTGCCTACGACCAGCGGTTTTCCGAGTGTGCAGGTGAATATCGGGGAAGTGGAAAACAAAGGGGTGGAATTGAGTTTGACTACTGTAAACGTCGACAGGCCTGATTTCAACTGGACGACCGACATCATTTTCGGTTTGAACAAAGAATCGATCAACCGGCTGGAAACGAAGGCCGACAATATCGCGAGCCAATGGTTTATTGGTCAGCCGTTGAGCGTGTACTACGACTACCAGTTTAAAGGCATCTTCCAGTATTCGGATACCGTGAAAGGAAGCGGTGGCATACTGGCCGATTACTTCTGGCTGAAAAGCGGCAACCGTAACAACGCAGCCTACCAGCCAGGCCGCGCGTACGTAGCGGATATGAACAAGGATACAGCGATCACTGAGTTGGATAAACGCGTGTTAGGCTTCCATAACCCGCGTTGGACGGCGAGTTTGAATAACACCTTTACGTACAAAAATTTCGAATTGAATGTGTTTGTTTATATGCGCAGAGGATCGCTTATCCGCGAAATGAGGCCCAGTCTGAATGGCCGTTATCAATCCTTTGCCGTGAATTACTGGTCGCCCACCAACCCGTCTAACGAATACGCACAGGCGAACAATACCATCGATATTCAGCAATACTGGCAGGCCATGGGCTTCCGTGACGGATCATTTATACGCGTGCGTAATATTTCGCTCACTTACCGCTTGCCACGGCGACTGCTTGATAATTGGAAAATACCCAGCCTGAGCGCATATGTGAACGTGTTAAATCCATTCCTGTTCAGTGAATATAAAACCGCCGATCCGGAAACCGTTCCGTACACGACCTCTTACCCAACGGCCTCTAACACTGCGCCGGGCCCTACTTCCTTTAACTATCGCAGCTTATTGATCGGTGTACGCTTAGGCCTTTAA
- a CDS encoding sigma-70 family RNA polymerase sigma factor, translating into MSDNPSTHFQELFDANRDKVFRFALKLTGDVSRADEITQQCFIRLWENMEQVKPGQDIFPLLFVYAKNLVIDESRKLYRSRKAMQEFPKSGQDAPVDTPLLEKEYQSHLQKVIEKMPEQRKAVYLLSRDKGCTNREIAVQLSISPATVKNHLTLALQFIKREVMLHYGMEPK; encoded by the coding sequence ATGTCTGATAACCCTTCGACACATTTCCAGGAACTGTTCGACGCCAACAGGGACAAAGTATTCCGCTTTGCGCTGAAGCTTACGGGAGACGTTAGCCGTGCGGATGAAATTACCCAGCAATGTTTTATACGACTGTGGGAAAACATGGAGCAGGTGAAGCCGGGACAGGACATTTTTCCCTTGTTGTTCGTGTATGCCAAAAACCTGGTGATCGACGAGTCGCGCAAGCTGTACAGAAGCCGTAAGGCGATGCAGGAATTTCCTAAATCCGGCCAGGATGCGCCGGTGGATACGCCTTTGCTCGAAAAAGAATATCAATCGCATCTGCAGAAAGTAATAGAAAAAATGCCTGAGCAACGCAAGGCGGTATACCTGCTGAGCCGCGACAAGGGCTGCACGAACCGCGAAATTGCCGTACAACTGTCCATCTCCCCCGCCACCGTAAAAAATCATTTAACCCTGGCGCTCCAGTTCATAAAGCGCGAAGTGATGTTACACTATGGGATGGAGCCCAAGTAA
- a CDS encoding DUF4861 domain-containing protein, whose translation MKQTLLLLLGTLAATACNTSKQAHITLENTSATTLTDKPITIARSSFKTPPENNLFPLVLSPTGDTVPSQLNDMDGDGQWDELFFVVNLPAKATATYSLGWLKESPHYTTRTSVRFGKRATASDPVKPALTETVNRQDMPKAQGFQKYQTDGPSWENDKVGFRHYLDGRNAKDLFGKLTPGITPETVGINANGAVEDNYHTMAAWGRDPLAVGNSAGIGGVGLLTDTGALRLGITVDDSINNVEKTTFKITAEGPVKSAFRISYDNWQGYGLEENVSIWPGMYAYQNKVLVSGASKGEQLLISIPHINTDVAPQEVKINDDWTALISHARHGYNKEWIIGLALLVPSDGYNGAMKAQAGRKLASCYLAKMNIGDKPVEYYAIAGWELSDKKFADSAQFRQYVTDFGKQVAATVKVTVE comes from the coding sequence ATGAAACAAACACTCTTACTGCTGCTGGGAACACTGGCAGCGACAGCCTGTAATACATCGAAACAAGCCCATATAACGCTCGAAAATACTTCGGCCACAACACTAACCGACAAGCCGATCACCATCGCGCGGAGCAGCTTTAAAACGCCGCCGGAAAACAACCTGTTCCCGTTGGTGCTGTCGCCCACCGGCGACACCGTGCCTTCGCAGTTAAACGATATGGATGGCGACGGGCAGTGGGACGAACTATTTTTCGTAGTGAACCTGCCGGCGAAAGCTACAGCCACCTATTCACTGGGATGGTTAAAGGAATCGCCTCATTACACTACCCGCACCAGCGTACGTTTCGGCAAAAGAGCAACCGCCAGCGACCCGGTAAAGCCGGCATTGACCGAAACCGTTAACCGCCAGGATATGCCCAAAGCACAGGGCTTCCAGAAATACCAGACCGACGGCCCTTCCTGGGAAAATGATAAAGTAGGCTTCCGCCATTACCTGGACGGCCGCAATGCCAAAGACCTTTTCGGTAAACTGACGCCTGGCATCACCCCCGAAACCGTAGGCATTAACGCCAATGGCGCCGTGGAAGACAACTATCATACAATGGCCGCCTGGGGTCGCGATCCGCTCGCAGTGGGCAACTCTGCCGGTATTGGTGGCGTAGGTTTATTGACGGATACCGGTGCCCTTCGTTTAGGCATTACAGTAGACGACAGCATCAACAACGTGGAAAAAACCACTTTCAAAATAACCGCTGAAGGTCCGGTGAAATCCGCCTTCCGCATCAGCTACGACAACTGGCAAGGTTACGGATTGGAAGAAAACGTAAGCATCTGGCCCGGCATGTATGCCTATCAGAATAAAGTATTGGTAAGCGGCGCGTCCAAAGGCGAACAACTGCTCATCAGCATCCCGCACATCAACACCGATGTAGCGCCGCAGGAAGTAAAGATCAACGATGACTGGACGGCCCTCATCTCCCATGCAAGGCACGGCTATAATAAAGAATGGATCATCGGTCTCGCTTTACTGGTACCTTCAGACGGCTACAACGGTGCCATGAAAGCACAGGCAGGCAGGAAACTCGCCAGTTGCTACCTGGCTAAAATGAACATTGGCGATAAGCCGGTGGAATATTATGCCATCGCCGGCTGGGAACTGAGTGATAAAAAGTTTGCAGACTCCGCACAGTTCCGCCAATATGTGACGGACTTCGGTAAACAGGTAGCTGCAACGGTGAAGGTGACGGTGGAATAA
- a CDS encoding glycoside hydrolase family 88/105 protein gives MKRRFLPLAILAFSLPAQAQYVSGKGNDVSQPLHLTKPDYVTPYGETTQEKVKTVLDRVYTYLDGVTPAQLADKTSKEKVDIAKAGANTIFQPGDFRLTSYEWGVTYTGMLEAGAATGDKRYTAYTIKRVNFLGEVVKKYKGQPTNTTPVRSVMEPHALDDAGSLAASMIKAIRAGADKATVRPMIDNFLNYVMTKEFRLKDGTLARNRPLANTLWLDDLYMSLPAIAQMGVLTGDNKYFDEAVKQFRLFSNRMFNKERNLFMHGWVQDMEPHPQFHWARANGWAIMTMVELLDALPANHEGRAEILSTLARHAAGLAERQDKTGFWHQLLDRNDSYLETSATAIYAYCIARAINKGWLQSKAYGPMALLAWNAVSTKVAANGQVEGTCVGTGMGFDPAFYYYRPISNFAAHGYGPVLLAGAEIYRMLGEHPFEINDSAVQMKK, from the coding sequence ATGAAAAGAAGATTCCTGCCTCTGGCCATCCTGGCTTTTTCGTTACCTGCACAGGCCCAGTACGTAAGCGGAAAAGGCAATGACGTAAGCCAGCCACTGCATCTCACTAAACCAGATTATGTAACACCATATGGCGAAACCACGCAGGAAAAAGTGAAGACGGTACTGGACCGCGTATACACCTATCTCGATGGGGTTACGCCTGCGCAACTGGCAGATAAAACAAGCAAAGAGAAAGTAGACATCGCCAAAGCCGGCGCCAACACTATCTTTCAGCCGGGTGATTTTCGCCTTACCAGCTATGAGTGGGGCGTTACATATACCGGCATGCTGGAAGCAGGTGCTGCCACCGGCGACAAACGATACACGGCTTACACGATTAAGCGTGTTAACTTCCTGGGCGAGGTAGTGAAAAAGTATAAAGGTCAGCCCACGAACACCACACCGGTACGATCTGTGATGGAACCACATGCACTCGACGATGCCGGTTCACTCGCAGCCTCCATGATCAAAGCGATAAGGGCCGGTGCAGACAAAGCAACCGTGCGCCCGATGATCGACAACTTCCTGAACTATGTAATGACAAAAGAGTTCCGTCTGAAAGACGGTACCCTGGCGCGTAACCGTCCGCTGGCCAACACGCTGTGGCTCGATGATTTGTATATGAGTTTACCGGCGATTGCGCAAATGGGCGTACTCACCGGCGACAATAAATACTTCGACGAAGCGGTGAAACAATTCCGCCTGTTCAGCAACCGTATGTTCAACAAAGAACGTAACCTGTTTATGCACGGCTGGGTGCAGGACATGGAGCCGCATCCGCAGTTCCACTGGGCGCGCGCAAACGGCTGGGCCATCATGACCATGGTCGAATTGCTGGACGCATTGCCCGCTAACCACGAAGGCCGTGCGGAAATACTGAGCACCCTTGCCCGCCACGCTGCCGGCCTGGCCGAGCGGCAGGATAAAACAGGCTTCTGGCACCAGCTGCTGGACCGCAACGACAGCTACCTCGAAACTTCTGCTACTGCTATCTATGCATATTGTATTGCCCGCGCCATTAACAAAGGCTGGCTCCAGTCAAAAGCATACGGCCCAATGGCCCTGCTGGCCTGGAATGCCGTAAGTACTAAAGTGGCTGCCAATGGGCAGGTCGAAGGTACCTGCGTGGGCACCGGCATGGGCTTCGATCCTGCATTTTACTACTATCGCCCGATCAGCAATTTTGCAGCGCATGGCTACGGCCCCGTACTGCTGGCCGGCGCAGAAATATACCGCATGCTGGGCGAGCATCCTTTCGAGATTAATGACAGTGCTGTGCAAATGAAAAAATAA